In Hermetia illucens chromosome 1, iHerIll2.2.curated.20191125, whole genome shotgun sequence, one genomic interval encodes:
- the LOC119646593 gene encoding transducin beta-like protein 3 — MATSVKLKEAFEVEAQYGAFYTGGPVSWTSDGEELICLDIGKINIINVDTGNIAKTIGAVEEGVDEDVIYTFALSYDNLHILTAHKSGLLKLWSKEDGTLIKMWKAVHQGPIAKLCFRRDGNMVATGGSDSTIRTWDYVKKTCVSALKGSQGVVSIVQFHPDSGQNLIFGVGDDNSINCWDFITKENKMTLKGHYSKVTALDFTADFKHLVSVSRDKVLILWDLMKKSQARVIPIYEALEGVCVLPNNFKLPNNFNLAANENKEKIFAAVAGESGAVNVWECTESRIVYTQTNSIIAKASEEGGLAITQLLYCPKKSQIAVVSVDHNIMVYNLSTFFCSKQLVGFSDEILDICFLGKKGRYLAVATNSNDIKCYDTLNMNCTILSGHTDIVLALASHKNFLLSSGKDNSIRIWEVNSGNFSVKCVARGMKHTSSVGSVAFGKLSHTICASVSQDTCLKVWSVPKNFDGDDILSFNCVATQVAHEKDVNCVTISPNDKIIATASQDKTAKLWSSSDLQLIGVLRGHKRGVWCVRFSPTDQILLTTSADCTLRLWSITDMSCLKSIEGHESSVLRGEFISNGMQLLSAGADGLLKVWNIKSSECCTTLDKHESRIWTVAVSHDETHFYSGGSDSQLIKWKDVTEEKRLTELKERQDQFLQEQELNNLLAQKKTLKALRMALKLDKPNLTLKIINTIIKNQEQGLEETIAALNELHKESLLTHTTTWNTNSKNTRPAQLVLNILIKEMLAGRFKPSNMSKMVEDSIPYTERHFKRMTEYLKDLKFIEFTLKCMQPHIKMEVDS; from the coding sequence ATTTGAAGTTGAAGCTCAATATGGGGCATTCTACACGGGCGGACCAGTTTCATGGACATCTGACGGAGAagagctgatttgcctggacatTGGAAAAATCAACATAATCAACGTTGACACGGGAAACATTGCGAAAACAATCGGAGCAGTGGAAGAGGGCGTCGATGAAGATGTGATTTACACTTTTGCTCTAAGCTACGACAATCTACACATTCTGACGGCTCACAAAAGTGGCCTTCTGAAACTGTGGTCCAAGGAAGATGGGACCTTGATCAAAATGTGGAAAGCAGTTCACCAAGGACCCATAGCAAAATTATGTTTCAGACGCGATGGAAATATGGTAGCGACTGGAGGTTCTGATTCAACAATTCGAACATGGGACTATGTAAAGAAGACATGCGTTTCGGCTCTCAAGGGCAGTCAAGGAGTCGTGAGTATCGTTCAGTTTCATCCTGACTCTGGGCAGAATCTTATATTCGGCGTTGGTGACGATAACAGTATTAATTGTTGGGATTTTATaaccaaagaaaataaaatgaccCTCAAAGGTCACTACTCTAAAGTGACGGCACTCGATTTCACGGCAGATTTTAAGCACTTGGTGTCAGTGAGCAGGGACAAAGTGCTGATTCTATGGGACTTAATGAAGAAATCCCAAGCCAGAGTCATTCCAATCTATGAAGCATTAGAAGGAGTTTGTGTGCTTCCAAATAACTTCAAATTGCCAAACAATTTCAATCTGGCCGCtaacgaaaacaaagaaaaaatcttcGCCGCAGTGGCGGGAGAAAGTGGGGCTGTAAATGTCTGGGAATGCACTGAATCCAGGATTGTATATACACAGACAAACAGCATAATAGCGAAGGCTTCCGAAGAAGGAGGACTTGCAATAACCCAATTGTTATATTGTCCTAAAAAGTCACAGATTGCAGTTGTTAGCGTCGATCACAATATTATGGTTTACAATTTGAGTACGTTTTTCTGTTCGAAGCAGCTTGTTGGGTTCAGTGATGAGATTCTGGATATTTGCTTTCTCGGGAAGAAAGGTCGATACTTGGCAGTTGCCACGAACAGCAATGATATCAAATGTTACGACACATTGAATATGAATTGTACGATTCTGAGTGGTCATACGGATATTGTATTGGCACTCGCTTCGCATAAGAACTTCCTGCTTTCGTCTGGAAAGGATAATAGCATACGAATTTGGGAAGTTAACTCAGGCAACTTCTCTGTGAAATGTGTAGCCCGTGGGATGAAACATACATCTAGTGTCGGGTCAGTTGCTTTTGGCAAACTTTCCCACACAATTTGTGCCTCTGTCAGTCAAGATACATGCCTCAAAGTCTGGTCGGTTCCAAAGAATTTCGATGGAGATGATATCTTATCATTCAATTGTGTTGCTACTCAAGTCGCTCATGAAAAAGACGTGAATTGTGTGACAATTTCACCAAATGACAAAATTATCGCTACTGCATCTCAAGATAAAACGGCCAAATTGTGGTCATCGAGTGACTTGCAACTGATTGGAGTCTTGCGAGGGCATAAACGTGGGGTGTGGTGCGTTCGATTCTCACCGACCGATCAGATCCTGCTTACAACATCGGCCGATTGTACTCTCCGATTATGGTCTATCACAGACATGAGCTGTTTGAAATCCATCGAAGGACATGAAAGCTCTGTCCTGCGCGGCGAATTTATTTCTAATGGAATGCAACTTCTCTCAGCTGGGGCTGATGGCTTGTTAAAAGTGTGGAACATCAAATCTAGCGAGTGCTGCACTACCTTGGATAAGCATGAATCCCGAATTTGGACAGTGGCAGTTTCTCACGACGAAACACATTTCTACAGTGGAGGGTCAGATTCACAATTGATCAAATGGAAGGACGTCACCGAGGAAAAACGACTCACAGAACTAAAAGAACGACAGGACCAATTCTTGCAAGAGCAAGAGTTGAACAATTTACTGGCACAAAAGAAAACGTTAAAAGCCCTGAGAATGGCTCTTAAATTAGATAAACCAAATCTTACCCTGAAAATTATAAACACAATCATTAAAAATCAAGAACAAGGACTCGAGGAAACGATCGCAGCCCTAAATGAATTACATAAGGAAAGTCTTCTGACGCATACCACAACTTGGAACACGAACAGTAAAAATACAAGACCTGCACAATTGgtcctaaatattttaattaaggaAATGCTCGCTGGTCGCTTCAAGCCTTCAAATATGAGTAAAATGGTAGAAGATTCTATTCCGTATACAGAAAGGCATTTCAAAAGGATGACCGAATATTTAaaagatttgaaatttattgagtTTACATTGAAATGTATGCAACCTCATATTAAAATGGAGGTGGATAGTTGA